One window from the genome of Osmerus mordax isolate fOsmMor3 chromosome 19, fOsmMor3.pri, whole genome shotgun sequence encodes:
- the acaca gene encoding acetyl-CoA carboxylase 1 isoform X6, whose amino-acid sequence MAQQDQKPAALLSHFTVGSVSEENSEDEVLGRQEEKERSLSPSSSISSDSTFEMGFDHVDGPLHNLSLSHRPSMSGLHLVKQGRDRRRMDLQRDFTVASPAEFVTRFGGNKVIEKVLIANNGIAAVKCMRSIRRWSYEMFRNERAIRFVVMVTPEDLKANAEYIKMADHYVPVPGGTNNNNYANVELILDIAKRIPVQAVWAGWGHASENPKLPELLHKNGIAFMGPPSQAMWALGDKIASSIVAQTAGIPTLPWSGRGLTVEWTESDQKKRVINVPPEVYDLGCIQDVEAGLKAAEEVGYPVMVKASEGGGGKGIRKVNTADDFPNLFRQVQAEVPGSPIFVMQLAKHARHLEVQILADQYGNAISLFGRDCSVQRRHQKIIEEAPATIANGDVFEDMERCAVKLAKMVGYVSAGTVEYLYSPDSSFYFLELNPRLQVEHPCTEMVADVNLPAAQLQIAMGIPLNRIKDIRMLYGVQPWGDCPIDFEALSTSPSPRGHVIAARITSENPDEGFKPSSGTVQELNFRSNKNVWGYFSVAAAGGLHEFADSQFGHCFSWGENREEAISNMVVALKELSIRGDFRTTVEYLIKLLETESFQHNSIDTGWLDRLISEKMQAERPDTMLGIVSGALHVADSNLRNSVSNFLHSLERGQVLPAHTLLNTVEVELIYEGTKYILKVTRQSPSSYVVIMNHSLVEVDVHRLSDGGVLLSYDGSSYTTYMKEEVDRYRVTIGNKTCVFERENDPSVLRSPSAGKLIQYSVEDGGHVFSGQCYAEIEVMKMVMTLTAAESGCIHYVKRAGAVLEPGCVIAKLQLDDPSRVQQAELHTGPLPCIQAVALRGEKLHRVFHSTLDHLVHIMSGYCLPEPFYSTKLKEWVERLMKTLRDPSLPLLELQDIMTSVSGRVPPAVDKAIRKEMAQYASNITSVLCQFPSQQIANILDSHAATLNRKSEREVFFMNTQSIVQLVQKYRSGIRGHMKAVVMDLLRQYLKVEVQFQNGHYDKCVFMLREENKGDMATVLNYIFSHAQVTKKNLLVTMLIDQLCGRDPTLTDELMTILTELTQLSKTTNAKVALRARQVLIASHLPSYELRHNQVESIFLSAIDMYGHQFCIENLQKLILSETSIFDVLPNFFYHSNQVVRMAALEVYVRRAYIAYELNSVQHRQLKDNTCIVEFQFMLPTSHPNRMSFSSNLNHYGVVSVTDVLLDTSFTPPCQRMGAMVSFRSFQEFCRNIKDVMSCFSDSPPPSPTFPEGGNPVLYGEEDSKVRGVRLDLSIVQGIQDEPIHILNIAIKTDSDIDDDGLASMFREFTQSKKSLLIEHGIRRLTFLVAQKDFRKQVNCEVDQRFHREFPKFFTFRARDKFEEDRIYRHLEPALAFQLELNRMRNFALTAIPCANHKMHLYLGAARVEVGTEVTDYRFFVRAIIRHSDLVTKEASFEYLHNEAERLLLEAMDELEVAFNNTTVRTDCNHIFLNFVPTVIMDPSKIEESVRSMVMRYGSRLWKLRVLQAELKINIRLTPTGKQIPIRLFLTNESGYYLDISLYKEVTDSRTGQVGPKDRQIMFQAYGDKQGPLHGMLINTPYVTKDLLQSKRFQAQSLGTTYVYDFPEMVRQALKKLWHSCQAQAHLPPCPLPSELLSFTELVLDAQGQLVQMNRLPGGNEIGMVAWRMTLRTPEYPSGREVVVISNDITHKIGSFGPQEDALFLQASEMSRASAIPRIYIAANSGARIGLAEEIRHMFHVAWQDPADPYKGFKYLYLTPQDYKKVSALNSVHCEHVEDEGESRYKITDIIGKEEGLGVENLKGSGMIAGESSLAYDEVITMNLVTCRAIGIGAYLVRLGQRTIQVDNSHIILTGAGALNKVLGREVYTSNNQLGGVQIMHNNGVTHSTVCDDFEGVFTLLQWLSYMPKCASSPVPILKAKDPIDRLVEFLPTKAPYDPRWMLAGRPSQTPKGSWQSGFFDHGSFMEIMQPWAQSVVVGRARLGGIPTGVVAVETRSVELSIPADPANLDSEAKIIQQAGQVWFPDSAFKTAQAIRDLNREGLPLMVFANWRGFSGGMKDMYDQVLKFGAYIVDGLREYRQPVLVYIPPQAELRGGSWVVIDPTINPRHMEMYADKDSRGGVLEPEGTVEIKFRKKDLVKTMRRVDPVYTGLAEKLGTPELSQAERKELESKLKEREEFLLPIYHQVAVQFADLHDTPGRMQEKGVITDILEWRTSRQFFYWRLRRLLLEDTVKRKIQKANTELTDGQIQAMLRRWFVEAEGAVKAYLWDSNEEVVEWLERQLCEDEGARSVVDENIKYIRRDHILKHIRSLVQANPEVAMDSIVHMTQHISPTQRAEVVRILSTMDAPASS is encoded by the exons gcgGTGTGGGCTGGGTGGGGTCACGCGTCAGAGAACCCCAAACTCCCTGAACTGCTTCATAAGAACGGCATAGCCTTCATGG gTCCTCCTAGCCAGGCCATGTGGGCGCTGGGGGACAAGATCGCCTCGTCCATCGTGGCCCAGACAGCTGGGATCCCCACCTTACCCTGGAGCGGGAGAG gTCTGACAGTGGAGTGGACAGAGAGTGACCAGAAGAAGAGGGTGATCAATGTTCCTCCGGAGGTGTATGACCTGGGCTGCATCCAGGATGTGGAGGCAGGACTGAAG gCTGCTGAGGAGGTGGGCTACCCTGTGATGGTGAAAGCTTCAGAGGGCGGCGGAGGGAAGGGCATCCGCAAGGTCAACACAGCAGATGACTTCCCCAACCTCTTCAGACAG GTCCAGGCAGAGGTTCCGGGCTCGCCCATCTTCGTGATGCAGCTGGCCAAGCACGCTCGGCACCTGGAGGTTCAGATCCTGGCCGACCAGTACGGCAACGCCATCTCCCTGTTCGGCCGGGACTGCTCAGTGCAGCGACGCCACCAGAAGATCATTGAGGAAGCTCCTGCCACCATCGCTAATGGAGACGTGTTTGAGGATATGGAGAGG TGTGCGGTGAAGCTGGCTAAGATGGTGGGCTATGTGAGTGCGGGGACGGTGGAGTATCTATACAGCCCAGACAGCAGCTTCTACTTCCTGGAGCTGAACCCCCGTCTGCAGGTGGAACACCCGTGCACCGAGATGGTGGCTGACGTCAACCTGCCCGCCGCACAGCTGCAG ATCGCCATGGGGATCCCCCTGAACCGGATCAAGGACATCCGGATGCTGTACGGGGTGCAGCCCTGGGGAGACTGTCCCATCGACTTCGAGGCTCTGTccacttccccctctccccgggGACATGTCATTGCCGCCCGCATCACCAGCGAGAACCCAGACGAG GGTTTCAAGCCAAGTTCCGGcactgttcaggagctgaacttCCGCAGCAACAAGAACGTGTGGGGCTACTTCAGCGTGGCGGCGGCCGGGGGGCTGCACGAGTTCGCTGACTCCCAGTTTGGACACTGCTTCTCCTGGGGGGAGAACCGGGAGGAGGCCATCTC gaataTGGTGGTGGCTCTGAAAGAGCTGTCTATCCGAGGAGATTTCAGGACCACGGTGGAGTATCTCATCAAGCtgctggagacagagagcttccaacacaacagcattgacactggctggctggaccGACTAATCTCTGAGAAGATGCAG gcggaGCGTCCAGACACCATGCTGGGCATCGTAAGCGGGGCTCTCCATGTTGCTGACTCCAACCTCAGGAACAGCGTCTCCAACTTCCTGCATTCTCTGGAAAG GGGCCAGGTCCTCCCAGCCCACACGCTGCTCAACACTGTAGAGGTGGAGCTCATCTACGAGGGCACCAAGTACATCCTGAAGGTGACCCGCCAGTCCCCCAGCTCCTACGTGGTGATCATGAACCACTCCCTGGTAGAGGTGGACGTGCACAGGCTGAGCGACGGAGGTGTGCTGCTGTCCTACGATGGCAGCAGCTACACCACCtacatgaaggaggaggtggacag GTACCGTGTCACCATCGGGAACaagacgtgtgtgtttgagcgagaGAACGACCCGTCTGTGTTGCGTTCACCGTCGGCAGGGAAGTTGATCCAGTACAGcgtggaagatggaggacacgtGTTCTCTGGGCAGTGCTACGCCGAGATAGAG gtgatgAAGATGGTTATGACTTTAACAGCAGCAGAGTCGGGGTGTATCCACTACGTGAAGCGTGCTGGGGCGGTGCTGGAGCCCGGCTGTGTGATCGCTAAACTGCAGCTGGACGACCCCAGCAGAGTCCagcag gCGGAGCTCCACACAGGCCCCCTGCCGTGTATCCAGGCTGTGgctctgagaggagagaagctacACAGAGTGTTCCACAGCACTCTGGACCACCTGGTCCACATCATGAGTGGATACTGTCTGCCTGAGCCCTTCTACAGCACCAAG ctgaagGAGTGGGTGGAGCGTCTGATGAAGACCCTGCGCGACCCTTCGCTGCCCCTCCTGGAGCTGCAGGACATCATGACCAGTGTGTCTGGACGCGTCCCTCCCGCGGTGGACAAGGCCATCAGGAAGGAGATGGCCCAGTACGCCAGCAACATCACATCCGTGCTCTGCCAGTTCCCCAGccagcag ATCGCTAACATCCTGGACAGCCATGCTGCCACCCTGAACAGGAAGTCAGAAAGGGAGGTGTTCTTCATGAACACCCAGAGCATTGTCCAGTTGGTGCAGAA gtaccGCAGTGGGATTCGGGGCCACATGAAGGCAGTGGTGATGGACCTTCTCAGACAGTACCTCAAAGTAGAGGTCCAGTTCCAGAATG GACACTATGacaagtgtgtgttcatgctgcgTGAGGAGAACAAGGGGGACATGGCCACCGTGCTCAACTACATCTTCTCCCATGCTCAGGTCACCAAGAAGAACCTGCTGGTCACCATGCTCATT gaccagTTGTGTGGCAGGGATCCCACCCTGACAGACGAGCTGATGACCATCTTGACTGAGCTCACCCAGCTCAGCAAGACCACAAACGCCAAGGTGGCCCTGCGGGCACGCCAG GTGCTCattgcctcccacctcccctcctatGAGCTGAGACACAACCAGGTGgagtccatctttctctctgccatcGACATGTACGGACACCAGTTCTGCATCGAGAACCTGCAG aaACTCATCCTGTCGGAGACGTCCATCTTTGATGTGCTGCCCAACTTCTTCTACCACAGCAACCAGGTAGTGAGGATGGCTGCCTTGGAG GTGTACGTGCGGAGAGCCTACATTGCCTACGAGCTGAACAGCGTCCAGCATCGGCAGCTGAAAGACAACACCTGCATTGTAGAATTCCAATTCATGctgcccacctctcaccccaACAG AATGTCTTTCTCGTCCAACCTGAACCACTATGGGGTGGTGAGCGTGACGGATGTGCTGCTGGACACCTCCTTCACCCCGCCCTGCCAGCGCATGGGCGCCATGGTGTCCTTCCGCTCCTTCCAGGAGTTCTGCAG GAACATTAAAGATGTTATGAGCTGCTTCTCtgactctcctccccccagccccaccttccCTGAGGGGGGCAATCCTGTGCTGTacggagaggaggacagcaaggtgaggggggtgaggttggATTTATCTATTGTACAG GGCATTCAGGACGAGCCCATCCACATCCTAAACATTGCCATCAAGACTGACAGTGACATCGATGATGACGGCCTAGCCTCCATGTTCAGAGAGTTCACCCAGTCCAAG AAATCCCTGCTGATCGAACATGGCATCCGTAGACTGACCTTCCTTGTGGCGCAGAAg GATTTCAGGAAGCAGGTGAACTGTGAGGTCGACCAGAGGTTTCAT AGAGAGTTCCCTAAGTTCTTCACCTTCCGTGCCAGAGACAAG TTCGAGGAGGACAGGATCTACCGTCACCTGGAGCCGGCTCTTGCCTTCCAGCTGGAGCTGAACCGCATGAGGAACTTTGCCCTGACTGCCATCCCCTGTGCCAACCACAAGATGCACCTGTACCTGGGTGCCGCCCGCGTGGAGGTGGGCACCGAGGTCACGGACTACCGCTTCTTTGTGAGGGCCATCATCCGCCACTCAGACCTGGTTACCAAG GAAGCCTCGTTTGAGTACCTCCACAACGAGGCTGAGCGGCTGCTGTTGGAGGCCATGGATGAGCTGGAGGTGGCGTTCAACAACACCACCGTCCGTACCGACTGCAACCACATCTTCCTCAACTTTGTCCCCACCGTCATCATGGACCCCTCCAAG ATCGAGGAGTCGGTGCGCTCCATGGTGATGCGCTACGGTAGCCGCCTGTGGAAGCTGCGCGTGCTGCAGGCTGAACTGAAGATCAACATCCGGCTGACACCCACGGGGAAGCAGATCCCCATCCGGCTGTTCCTCACCAACGAGTCTGGATACTACCTGGACATCAGCCTGTACAAGGAGGTCACTGACTCCCGCACCGGACAGGTGGGGCCCAAAGACCGTCAG ATCATGTTCCAGGCGTATGGGGACAAGCAGGGGCCCCTGCATGGCATGCTCATCAACACCCCGTACGTCACCAAGGACCTGCTGCAGTCCAAGCGCTTCCAGGCCCAGTCTCTGGGGACCACCTATGTGTACGACTTCCCTGAGATGGTCAGGCAG GCTCTGAAGAAACTGTGGCACTCCTGCCAGGCGCAGGcccacctgcccccctgccccctgccctcagAGCTGCTCAGCTTCACTGAGCTGGTGCTGGACGCTCAGGGCCAGCTGGTGCAGATGAACCGCCTACCCGGGGGCAACGAG atcgGCATGGTAGCATGGAGGATGACCCTGCGGACTCCGGAGTACCCGTCCGGGCGCGAGGTGGTAGTCATTAGCAACGACATCACACACAAGATCGGCTCGTTCGGGCCCCAGGAAGACGCTCTGTTCCTGCAGGCCTCGGAGATGTCTCGTGCCAGTGCCATCCCACGCATCTACATCGCTGCCAACAGCGGCGCCCGCATCGGCCTGGCGGAGGAGATCAGACACATGTTCCATGTGGCCTGGCAGGACCCAGCTGACCCCTACAAG GGCTTCAAGTACCTGTACCTGACCCCCCAGGACTACAAGAAGGTGTCGGCCCTCAACTCTGTCCACTGTGAGCAtgtggaggatgaaggagagtcCAG GTACAAGATCACTGACATCATTGGCAAGGAGGAGGGGCTTGGGGTAGAGAACCTGAAGGGTTCTGGGATGATTGCAGGAGAATCCTCCCTGGCCTACGATGAGGTCATCACCATGAACCTG gTGACCTGCAGAGCCATAGGGATCGGGGCCTACCTGGTGCGGCTGGGCCAGAGGACCATTCAGGTGGACAACTCTCACATCATCCTCACTGGCGCCGGAGCGCTCAACAAG GTGCTGGGCAGGGAGGTGTACACCTCTAACaaccagctgggtggagtgcagATCATGCACAACAACGGTGTGACCCACAGCACGGTGTGCGACGACTTCGAGGGTGTGTTCACCCTCCTGCAGTGGCTCTCCTACATGCCCAAG TGTGCGTCCAGTCCGGTGCCCATCCTCAAGGCCAAGGACCCCATCGACCGGCTGGTTGAGTTCCTGCCGACCAAGGCTCCCTACGACCCCCGCTGGATGCTGGCTGGCCGCCCCAGCCAGA cTCCTAAGGGTTCCTGGCAGAGCGGCTTCTTTGACCACGGCTCTTTCATGGAGATCATGCAGCCCTGGGCTCAGAGTGTGGTGGTGGGCAGGGccag GCTGGGTGGCATACCCACGGGAGTGGTTGCCGTGGAAACCAGATCAGTGGAGCTGTCGATCCCGGCCGACCCGGCCAACCTGGACTCAGAGGCCAAG ATCATCCAGCAGGCGGGCCAGGTGTGGTTCCCAGACTCGGCCTTCAAGACTGCCCAGGCCATCAGGGACCTGAACCGAGAGGGGCTGCCGCTCATGGTGTTCGCCAACTGGAGGGGCTTCTCAGGGGGCATGAAAG acatgtATGACCAGGTGCTGAAATTCGGGGCCTACATTGTGGACGGTCTGAGGGAGTACCGGCAGCCGGTACTGGTGTACATCCCCCCCCAGGCTGAGCTCCGGGGGGGCTCCTGGGTGGTCATAGACCCCACCATCAACCCCCGGCACATGGAGATGTATGCTGACAAGGACAGCCG AGGTGGGGTTCTGGAGCCTGAAGGAACAGTGGAGATCAAGTTCAGGAAGAAGGATCTGGTAAAGACCATGAGGAGAGTGGATCCTGTCTACACAGGTCTGGCAGAGAAGCTGG gaaccCCAGAGCTGAGCCAAGCTGAGAGGAAGGAGCTCGAGTCGAAGCTGAAGGAGCGAGAGGAGTTCCTGCTCCCTATCTACCACCAGGTGGCGGTACAGTTCGCTGACCTCCACGACACGCCCGGCCGCATGCAGGAGAAGGGCGTGATCACT gacATCCTGGAGTGGAGGACGTCACGTCAGTTCTTCTACTGGCGGCTGCGGCGCCTCCTGCTGGAGGACACAGTGAAGAGGAAGATCCAGAAGGCCAACACAGAGCTGACCGACGGACAGATCCAGGCCATGCTGCGCCGCTGGTTCGTGGAGGCCGAGGGGGCCGTGAAG gcgtacCTGTGGGACAGTaatgaggaggtggtggagtggCTGGAGCGACAGCTCTGTGAGGACGAGGGCGCCAGGTCGGTGGTGGACGAGAACATCAAGTACATCCGGCGAGACCACATCCTCAAACACATACGCAG CCTGGTGCAAGCCAACCCAGAGGTCGCCATGGACTCCATCGTGCACATGACCCAGCACATCTCTCCCACACAGCGGGCCGAGGTGGTGCGCATCCTGTCCACTATGGACGCCCCGGCGTCCTCCTAG